Proteins from a genomic interval of Paenibacillus sp. RC334:
- a CDS encoding response regulator codes for MGRSDKFTRIILLDDEELALDYMKRLFSKIENIHIVGSFMNPLAAKEQILLENIDVAFLDVSLPEMNGIELAKQIQVEKPRLHIVFVTAYNEYAIQAFEINALDYLIKPVTTDRLIKTLNRILERDGHPAFQPSIGPPLRLQVFREVAVELTDQQLTAIQWRTKKSQELFLYLLLHHDQLVRKSALIELLWSEHDEEKAYSLLYTAAYYLRKAMGPYKDYLKIDNTSGGYILNTTNILLDKEEWEDSLTSAPPISQETIDDYTKIMKLYRGDYLQEYDYWWAESERQRLQKMWIATSLKMGEWYNKNAQPDKAISLYEDICNRHPQAEDAYWGLMKIYADMKKDTLVSQWYDLLLSVLWEELHVKPNEQITDWYNRWKMAHV; via the coding sequence GTGGGAAGATCAGATAAATTCACAAGAATTATTCTTCTAGATGATGAAGAGCTGGCTTTAGATTATATGAAGCGTCTATTTAGTAAAATTGAAAACATACATATAGTAGGTTCATTTATGAATCCACTGGCAGCAAAAGAGCAAATTCTTCTCGAAAATATAGATGTAGCTTTTCTCGATGTAAGCCTGCCTGAAATGAACGGCATTGAGCTAGCAAAGCAAATTCAGGTTGAAAAACCTCGTCTCCATATTGTATTCGTAACGGCCTACAATGAATATGCCATTCAGGCCTTCGAAATTAATGCACTGGATTATTTGATCAAACCAGTCACCACAGATCGCCTCATTAAGACCCTAAACCGTATTCTGGAACGTGATGGTCACCCTGCGTTCCAGCCTTCCATTGGTCCTCCTCTCCGGTTACAAGTCTTCAGGGAAGTCGCGGTTGAATTAACAGATCAGCAGTTAACGGCTATACAGTGGCGAACAAAAAAATCACAGGAGTTGTTTCTATACCTGCTTCTGCACCATGACCAGTTGGTTCGAAAATCAGCACTGATTGAATTGCTCTGGTCGGAGCATGATGAGGAGAAGGCTTACTCTCTTTTATATACTGCTGCTTATTACCTCAGAAAAGCTATGGGCCCATATAAGGACTATTTAAAAATTGATAATACCAGCGGCGGATATATTCTGAATACGACAAACATACTACTGGATAAAGAGGAATGGGAGGACAGCCTGACGTCTGCTCCGCCGATTAGCCAGGAAACGATTGATGACTATACCAAAATAATGAAGCTATACAGAGGCGATTATTTACAAGAATACGATTATTGGTGGGCTGAAAGCGAACGTCAAAGACTTCAAAAAATGTGGATAGCCACCTCATTAAAAATGGGAGAATGGTATAACAAAAACGCTCAGCCTGACAAGGCTATCTCTCTTTATGAGGATATCTGTAACCGACACCCTCAAGCAGAGGATGCGTATTGGGGTTTGATGAAAATATATGCGGATATGAAAAAGGATACCTTGGTTAGCCAGTGGTATGATTTATTATTATCCGTTCTATGGGAAGAACTACATGTGAAGCCAAATGAACAGATCACCGATTGGTATAATCGATGGAAAATGGCGCATGTCTAG
- a CDS encoding DUF445 domain-containing protein, which produces MGKPKNTKTAAAWSLVILGAGFAAMLPFQQYGWARLLAGAFEAGLVGGLADWFAVTALFRHPLGIPIPHTALLPKNRDKLTSTLVSTVENNLLNKDSIASKIADIRLADLMLDGVEKGLRTPEAAASIDVLAKRLVRSLPLAELAPVIAAEIKRQVTDFDAGPLLEAFARQTSEKGYDRRALDYSLEQAESWLLKPETGYTLGTLGMQAISGLQVSGLMQFALNAFLGYLNEERMGEMIRHFLLDQVAELQREEHPRRQAVLDGLKTQLTRLATKDTVQEGLNSWKNNLVGTWEGDASVLHKMEELRVRLLGYMEDSSYVPTYILPLLDRMLADLRGNTELLDKINSRIVAGITGLVEANHSRIGNLVRENVDKMDNDSLIALMEDKLGQDLQWIRINGAVTGFLIGIVLTGARMLIG; this is translated from the coding sequence ATGGGAAAACCAAAAAATACGAAAACAGCAGCGGCTTGGTCGCTCGTTATTCTGGGAGCGGGCTTTGCAGCTATGTTGCCTTTTCAGCAATATGGCTGGGCTCGGTTGTTAGCAGGTGCTTTCGAGGCAGGACTTGTCGGAGGACTGGCAGACTGGTTCGCCGTCACCGCATTGTTCCGTCACCCGCTGGGCATTCCGATTCCACACACGGCGCTTCTTCCCAAGAACAGGGACAAGCTAACGAGTACCTTGGTGAGTACGGTGGAAAATAACTTGCTTAACAAAGACAGTATCGCATCTAAAATTGCCGATATCCGGCTGGCCGATTTGATGCTGGATGGTGTGGAAAAGGGCTTGCGCACGCCGGAAGCGGCCGCATCCATAGATGTTCTCGCCAAACGACTGGTCCGGTCGCTTCCGCTTGCGGAGCTGGCCCCGGTAATTGCGGCCGAGATCAAGCGGCAGGTGACAGACTTCGACGCTGGACCGCTGCTGGAGGCGTTTGCCCGTCAAACCAGTGAGAAGGGCTATGACCGCCGCGCGCTGGATTACTCGCTGGAGCAGGCTGAATCCTGGCTTTTGAAGCCGGAAACGGGCTACACGCTGGGTACCTTGGGAATGCAGGCTATTAGCGGTTTGCAAGTGAGCGGGCTGATGCAATTCGCCCTGAATGCGTTCCTTGGCTATCTGAACGAAGAGCGCATGGGTGAAATGATTCGCCATTTCCTGCTGGATCAGGTTGCGGAGCTGCAAAGGGAAGAACATCCACGCCGTCAGGCCGTGCTGGATGGTCTGAAAACACAGCTGACCCGTCTGGCGACGAAAGATACGGTTCAGGAAGGATTGAACAGCTGGAAAAACAACCTCGTGGGTACCTGGGAAGGCGATGCGTCGGTGCTTCATAAGATGGAAGAGCTACGCGTACGTTTATTGGGCTATATGGAAGATAGCAGCTATGTGCCGACCTATATTTTGCCGCTACTGGATCGGATGCTGGCTGATTTGAGAGGGAATACCGAGCTGCTGGACAAGATCAATTCTAGAATTGTGGCAGGCATTACCGGGCTGGTGGAAGCCAACCACAGTCGGATTGGTAATCTGGTACGCGAAAATGTAGATAAAATGGATAACGATTCCCTGATTGCTCTGATGGAGGACAAGCTGGGGCAGGACTTGCAGTGGATACGTATTAACGGCGCGGTTACGGGCTTCCTGATCGGTATTGTCCTGACAGGTGCCCGTATGCTGATCGGTTGA
- a CDS encoding helix-turn-helix domain-containing protein, producing the protein MTTDQKNNGNGTPWSSDPVVIACTPSAFAKRSLFYIQEIGYFKKTSVYAMERKELTSFLLVFTLSGQGELLYREKKYILKPHDMFFVNCEEFVQYSTAGHEAWEFISVNVYGNLIDNFYEQFAKHNKPVISLNDPCTILDKLHSLLCVQSDRTLSAELLTSRLIGELLTYILQHPYDHPYVNQDTITEIRKVQQYLDRSYSERITLDSLADMFELNKFNLAKNFKKQIGFSPIDYLINVRITAAQGWLKTSDESIVDIARFVGIPNTSHFINLFKEHVGETPHSFRKKWGNRTKL; encoded by the coding sequence ATGACAACAGACCAAAAAAACAACGGAAACGGGACCCCTTGGAGCAGCGATCCAGTCGTCATTGCATGTACTCCCTCCGCTTTTGCCAAGCGATCCCTTTTTTATATACAGGAAATAGGCTATTTCAAAAAAACATCTGTTTATGCCATGGAACGGAAGGAACTCACCTCGTTTCTGCTCGTTTTTACGTTATCAGGACAAGGGGAATTACTGTACCGGGAGAAAAAATACATATTGAAGCCTCATGATATGTTTTTCGTTAATTGTGAGGAATTCGTACAGTACAGCACCGCTGGTCATGAAGCATGGGAGTTTATCAGTGTAAATGTGTACGGCAATCTGATCGACAATTTCTACGAACAATTTGCCAAGCACAACAAGCCTGTAATATCACTCAACGATCCATGCACCATATTGGACAAGCTGCATTCCCTGTTATGCGTACAATCTGACAGAACTCTTTCTGCTGAGCTGCTTACATCCAGACTCATTGGTGAGTTGCTGACGTATATTTTGCAGCACCCCTATGATCATCCGTATGTAAACCAGGATACGATCACCGAGATACGCAAGGTTCAGCAATATTTGGATCGATCCTACAGTGAACGAATTACGCTGGATTCGCTGGCAGACATGTTTGAGTTAAACAAATTCAATCTCGCTAAAAACTTCAAGAAACAGATCGGATTTTCTCCTATCGATTATCTCATTAATGTCCGCATCACAGCGGCTCAAGGCTGGCTTAAAACCAGTGACGAATCCATTGTGGATATCGCACGGTTTGTAGGTATTCCCAACACCAGCCATTTTATCAACCTGTTCAAGGAACATGTCGGAGAAACCCCACATTCCTTCCGCAAAAAATGGGGGAATCGAACCAAACTATAA
- a CDS encoding class D sortase, with amino-acid sequence MRKLSYLFIALGILIILFPKANEWNEDRKQSELLKEAEVLNPSIIDGYKRLSSKLAENTSIETTRGPSVPANETGPKQLPIATISINRIDLKLPVLEGATRDNMKHASVHMSETAALGQTGNAAIAAHRARTAGRLFNRLNEVKIGDKIMINTKGEQYSYTVYKISIVAPTDVSVLKSFENQKLLTLITCDPLVNPTHRLIVQARQST; translated from the coding sequence TTGCGTAAGCTATCATACTTGTTCATCGCCTTGGGAATACTCATTATTTTGTTTCCTAAAGCCAATGAATGGAACGAAGATCGGAAGCAGAGCGAGCTTTTGAAAGAGGCAGAAGTACTGAACCCTAGCATTATCGACGGCTATAAGCGCTTGTCCAGCAAGCTTGCAGAAAACACGAGCATCGAAACCACACGAGGTCCTTCGGTACCCGCAAATGAAACAGGTCCTAAGCAACTCCCCATTGCCACCATTAGCATTAATCGCATTGATTTGAAGCTTCCTGTGCTGGAGGGTGCAACTCGGGATAATATGAAGCACGCATCTGTACATATGTCGGAAACGGCAGCTCTGGGTCAGACAGGAAACGCCGCCATAGCAGCCCACCGTGCGCGTACAGCAGGACGTTTATTTAATCGGCTGAACGAGGTAAAGATTGGAGATAAAATCATGATTAATACCAAGGGTGAACAATATAGTTATACAGTCTATAAAATTTCGATTGTCGCTCCTACAGACGTCTCCGTTCTGAAAAGCTTTGAAAATCAAAAGCTGCTCACATTAATTACATGTGACCCTCTTGTAAATCCGACACATCGCCTCATTGTTCAGGCCCGACAAAGCACCTAA
- a CDS encoding ATP-binding protein encodes MDQEKLDNILTYQNKEEGGVGLLNTDRRLKQMYGDGLHISSHPDQGTTVSFHIPREKKKED; translated from the coding sequence ATGGATCAGGAGAAGCTGGACAATATACTGACCTATCAGAATAAAGAAGAAGGAGGAGTCGGTTTGCTAAATACAGATCGGCGCCTAAAGCAAATGTACGGTGACGGACTGCATATCAGCAGCCATCCCGATCAAGGAACAACCGTCAGCTTTCATATTCCCCGCGAGAAGAAAAAAGAAGACTGA
- a CDS encoding histidine kinase yields MQRAQVKRSASERLRMEAAWLQAQIRPHFLFNTLNTIVSLSETDGARMIVLIEEFGKYLRGSFNSRNLDRVVSLEYELALLRSYLYIEKERFGNRLNIVWEVDEELSLHLPPLSIQPLAENAVRHGILKRIRGGTLRIRITDHAKGTEIAISDDGVAWIRRSWTIY; encoded by the coding sequence ATGCAGCGAGCGCAAGTGAAGAGATCCGCAAGTGAACGACTTCGTATGGAGGCCGCATGGCTACAGGCACAAATCAGGCCGCACTTTTTGTTTAATACCTTGAATACGATCGTTTCGTTGAGTGAGACGGATGGAGCAAGAATGATCGTTCTGATCGAGGAATTTGGAAAATACCTAAGAGGAAGCTTCAATTCCCGAAACCTGGATCGTGTCGTTTCACTGGAATATGAGCTGGCACTCCTTCGATCCTATCTGTATATCGAGAAGGAGCGCTTTGGAAACCGATTGAATATCGTCTGGGAAGTGGATGAAGAGTTGAGCCTGCATCTCCCGCCCCTTTCGATCCAGCCACTTGCGGAAAATGCCGTTAGACACGGCATTCTGAAGCGTATCCGTGGAGGGACATTGCGTATTCGTATCACGGATCATGCGAAGGGTACAGAAATAGCAATCTCAGATGATGGAGTGGCATGGATCAGGAGAAGCTGGACAATATACTGA
- a CDS encoding TIGR02328 family protein: protein MRLWHEELIDKLPRPQLLGQHRECCALRGNGWEKRHATVNYVFDYHPMLLVRYHKLIMDEMKSRGYNVDPLWEQPLYRGKQCEPWATGLGEELEAVGAYAEHDDAYMQECLDNLASKGILIVEHGTGNLRNGSNV, encoded by the coding sequence ATGAGACTTTGGCACGAAGAGTTGATCGACAAGCTGCCGCGGCCGCAACTGCTGGGGCAACACCGCGAGTGCTGTGCACTGCGTGGGAACGGGTGGGAAAAGCGACATGCTACGGTTAATTATGTGTTCGACTATCACCCGATGCTGCTCGTCCGCTACCATAAGCTCATCATGGACGAAATGAAAAGTCGCGGTTACAACGTTGATCCGCTATGGGAGCAGCCGTTGTATCGCGGCAAGCAGTGCGAACCGTGGGCGACAGGGCTTGGCGAGGAACTGGAAGCTGTCGGCGCGTATGCGGAGCATGACGATGCTTATATGCAGGAATGCCTGGATAATCTGGCCTCCAAGGGTATTCTGATCGTGGAGCACGGTACAGGAAATTTAAGAAATGGATCGAATGTATAA
- a CDS encoding transglutaminase-like domain-containing protein: MRKMSFFLIILVFLLSIPLHTTAFAAESQAWLNQNNVNHGIVSIRYPVKSNVKTKIVITKDAEKYSYYLNSSKSEEAFALQMGNGNYNIRLLEQLTGNQYKVIGEETVQLNLNDSKTIYLNSIQNIDWSDTNQAIRKAKELTKGATTDDEKVKRIYEYVISHIKYDSNQPFNLSTDYLPQIDRTIVSQKDICYGYASLFAAMLRSVDVPTKLVMGESSYVKTYHAWNEVNINNQWVIIDTTVDAALKSGKQKFAMAKEPSKYTKTKQY, encoded by the coding sequence ATGAGGAAAATGTCATTTTTTTTAATAATTTTAGTTTTTTTGTTATCCATCCCCCTACATACGACAGCGTTTGCTGCCGAAAGTCAGGCATGGCTGAATCAAAACAACGTAAACCACGGTATTGTTAGTATACGTTATCCTGTCAAGTCCAATGTCAAAACCAAGATCGTAATTACCAAGGATGCGGAGAAATACTCTTATTATCTGAATTCGAGCAAATCTGAGGAAGCATTCGCTCTTCAAATGGGCAATGGCAATTATAACATTCGTTTATTGGAACAGCTAACTGGCAATCAGTATAAAGTGATAGGTGAAGAAACGGTCCAGTTAAATTTGAATGACAGTAAAACCATATACCTCAATTCTATTCAAAATATTGACTGGAGCGATACGAATCAGGCGATTCGGAAAGCCAAGGAATTAACCAAGGGTGCAACGACAGATGATGAAAAGGTGAAACGTATTTACGAGTATGTCATTAGTCATATTAAATACGATTCCAACCAGCCTTTCAACCTATCAACAGACTACCTTCCACAAATTGATCGTACAATAGTTTCGCAAAAAGACATTTGCTATGGATACGCTTCACTGTTCGCCGCCATGCTTCGAAGTGTGGATGTTCCAACGAAGCTGGTTATGGGTGAATCCTCCTATGTGAAAACTTACCACGCCTGGAATGAAGTCAATATCAACAATCAATGGGTTATCATTGACACTACAGTAGATGCCGCTCTAAAAAGCGGAAAACAGAAGTTTGCAATGGCCAAAGAACCCTCCAAATATACAAAAACAAAACAATATTAA
- a CDS encoding collagen binding domain-containing protein: MRTKINVTIIVLLLIFQSFFSAALAYADTSTAAVPESAVSDPANTVMEDVYGIPNPEPLEAPPSIAPMIQAAASSVQADNILTKLILTDETGRIIDAVDNPGVRVDIGAAVQLSYEWEIPDNQYKEGDTFTFNLPEQFEIYTDISSPLISTDGEVGTFTVDRQGKVIMTFNDYVENHSNVSGKLQVKTEFSKEVAKGSTEVIIATPIKIGVQTSIVNIKPVSGPPISKQGKANGKNKIDWTINVNTQLDTVKNAIVTDPTPQGLELLRDSFQLYNLQVNIDGSTVVKDPISGDKYTLEPDQAGTGFVIRFKDESISQAYQIQYSTDITSDETRFSNTATFSGDSMNGVSANATVQVDRGEFLSKKVESYDPVTQTVSWVIKYNFSEKKIPADKALLSDRFNNSQVWLPDSLEIYKDDTQEVLPSSEYTVSPVTNDLDSNGFDLQFNSDVDTAYTIRYQTKAKERVYQDDKVTNRVTSGGVSKDATAQLKSGIIIKESKEPNYNAKFIPWVITINEDQYTMNDIVIKDVFPNDGLALLPNTLKIQSADGKTELQAPADYELIPLSQDYKQGFNIIFHAPIQDTYTIKYSTTFNNDWKKDTTKPEFWNKSVIEWQQDGDSKSAEADARLFPDIMTQQNGAKQGSYNASSKHITWDIKANYNRKTLKQPEIKDPLLQGQKLLPNSVKVYDMTLNGSRNGVEKGSELPADQYTLILPSEQNGNTLRIQFKNQIQTPYWITFQTTLEGELIEKEIRNKALFLDGENIISEWSAQVTLPHGGEYVSKSGSQNGNKINWQIRINEGQSQVTNAKIVDHPSSNQILIENSFHLYSTVVSENGKVTKSTELTRDRDYKLIFKPDAQGQETFELAFTKEISSAFILEYQAFIDAADKEKVSNKVTFEGDRLTTEQKETNQEIIVRTSSGSSSGSGIKESLEITKVDQDEPDKVLPGAKFALYDKAEKRAPIIQTTNAEGKIVFSALLHDDYILEELVAPQGYKIMDSKLEIKIDDTIKQSAGIKKVVVTNQKENNTDPGTPTNPGTPGTPTNPGTPGTPTNPGTPGTPTNPGTSTGSGSGKKRDKEPETTTTPSISVPLVDNKEQTVDGESPVTVDDVNPVLDSIVPESTPDKKQTDDDGGLPTGGIVPESTPAPKAKPKLPIIKPNKEPNPPVESDDDSLPRGGIKVPADVPKDPNVSPLANKLPQTGENSPAPFYLTGLAMIICGAYLKYRRMGKK; the protein is encoded by the coding sequence ATGAGAACAAAAATAAATGTAACGATCATTGTGCTATTGCTTATTTTCCAAAGCTTTTTTAGTGCAGCGCTGGCTTACGCAGACACTTCGACCGCGGCTGTACCAGAAAGCGCTGTAAGCGATCCTGCGAATACAGTTATGGAAGATGTATACGGTATTCCGAACCCTGAACCATTAGAGGCACCTCCCAGCATAGCTCCCATGATTCAGGCAGCAGCCAGCTCAGTTCAAGCAGACAATATTTTAACCAAGCTGATCTTGACGGATGAAACCGGCCGTATCATTGATGCTGTGGATAATCCTGGCGTACGTGTGGACATTGGCGCAGCAGTCCAGCTGAGCTATGAATGGGAGATTCCGGACAATCAGTATAAAGAAGGCGATACCTTCACCTTTAACTTACCGGAACAATTTGAAATTTACACAGATATCTCGTCTCCGTTGATTTCAACAGATGGAGAGGTTGGTACTTTTACGGTAGATCGCCAAGGGAAAGTCATTATGACCTTTAACGATTACGTAGAGAATCATTCCAACGTAAGCGGAAAACTGCAAGTAAAAACCGAGTTCAGTAAGGAAGTTGCAAAAGGCAGCACAGAAGTCATTATTGCGACTCCAATTAAGATCGGGGTTCAAACATCCATCGTCAACATCAAACCCGTGTCCGGTCCCCCAATAAGTAAACAAGGAAAAGCTAACGGCAAAAACAAGATTGACTGGACCATTAATGTGAATACACAATTGGACACCGTAAAGAATGCGATCGTAACAGACCCGACTCCTCAAGGGCTGGAGCTGTTGCGAGACTCCTTCCAACTGTATAATCTGCAAGTCAATATTGACGGCTCGACGGTAGTTAAGGACCCAATCAGTGGGGACAAGTATACGCTCGAACCAGATCAAGCCGGTACGGGCTTTGTTATTCGTTTTAAAGACGAGAGCATTAGCCAAGCCTATCAGATTCAGTATTCCACAGATATTACAAGTGACGAAACCCGTTTCTCCAACACAGCTACTTTTTCGGGAGACTCTATGAATGGTGTCTCTGCTAACGCTACCGTGCAGGTTGATCGCGGAGAATTTTTGTCCAAGAAGGTGGAAAGTTACGACCCTGTTACACAAACGGTATCTTGGGTGATCAAGTACAACTTCAGCGAAAAGAAAATACCTGCCGACAAAGCCTTGTTAAGTGATCGGTTCAACAACAGTCAGGTATGGCTTCCCGATTCACTTGAAATATACAAAGACGATACTCAAGAGGTGCTTCCATCCTCAGAATATACCGTCTCCCCGGTTACGAATGATTTGGACAGCAACGGCTTTGATCTCCAATTCAACTCCGATGTGGATACTGCCTATACCATTCGTTATCAAACGAAAGCCAAAGAACGTGTATATCAAGATGATAAGGTAACGAACCGTGTGACTTCAGGTGGAGTCTCTAAGGATGCCACCGCACAACTTAAAAGTGGAATTATTATTAAAGAATCCAAGGAGCCAAACTACAACGCAAAATTCATACCTTGGGTTATTACCATCAATGAAGATCAATATACTATGAACGATATCGTCATCAAGGATGTATTTCCCAACGATGGCCTGGCCTTGTTGCCGAACACTTTGAAAATCCAATCCGCTGACGGAAAAACGGAACTTCAAGCCCCTGCAGATTATGAGCTTATTCCGTTATCACAGGATTATAAACAAGGGTTTAATATCATTTTCCATGCACCAATTCAAGATACTTATACGATCAAATATTCAACCACATTCAATAATGACTGGAAGAAAGATACGACGAAGCCAGAGTTCTGGAATAAATCCGTCATTGAATGGCAGCAGGACGGAGATTCAAAATCTGCAGAAGCAGATGCGCGGCTCTTTCCGGATATCATGACACAACAAAATGGAGCCAAGCAAGGAAGCTACAATGCCAGCTCCAAGCACATCACATGGGACATTAAGGCCAACTATAACCGTAAGACCCTGAAACAACCGGAAATAAAAGATCCATTGCTGCAAGGTCAGAAGCTACTGCCAAACTCCGTTAAAGTGTACGACATGACACTGAATGGATCGAGGAACGGCGTGGAAAAGGGCTCCGAATTACCAGCAGACCAGTACACACTTATTCTTCCATCCGAACAAAATGGCAACACGTTGCGTATCCAATTTAAAAATCAGATTCAAACCCCATATTGGATTACGTTCCAAACCACGCTGGAAGGAGAACTTATTGAAAAAGAAATCCGCAATAAGGCCCTTTTTCTGGATGGAGAAAATATAATCTCAGAATGGTCAGCCCAAGTAACCTTACCTCACGGTGGAGAATATGTTTCTAAAAGCGGCAGCCAGAACGGGAATAAAATTAACTGGCAAATCCGTATAAACGAAGGACAGTCTCAAGTAACAAATGCCAAAATTGTGGATCATCCCAGCAGCAATCAGATTCTGATCGAGAATTCCTTTCATCTGTATTCAACTGTGGTGTCTGAAAACGGGAAGGTTACCAAGAGTACAGAACTAACCAGGGATCGTGATTACAAGCTCATTTTCAAGCCAGATGCTCAAGGTCAGGAAACTTTTGAGCTTGCTTTCACGAAGGAGATCTCCTCCGCCTTTATCCTGGAATATCAAGCGTTCATTGATGCAGCTGACAAAGAAAAGGTGAGCAACAAAGTAACCTTTGAAGGGGATCGCTTAACGACAGAACAGAAGGAGACGAATCAAGAAATTATTGTGCGGACTTCTTCCGGCTCCAGTTCAGGCAGCGGTATTAAAGAAAGCCTCGAAATTACAAAGGTTGATCAAGATGAGCCTGATAAGGTACTGCCCGGAGCAAAATTCGCGCTCTATGATAAAGCGGAGAAAAGAGCCCCAATCATTCAAACTACCAATGCGGAAGGGAAAATTGTGTTTTCTGCATTGCTCCATGATGATTACATCTTGGAAGAGCTTGTAGCTCCCCAAGGCTATAAAATAATGGATAGTAAGCTTGAAATCAAAATAGACGATACGATCAAACAAAGCGCGGGCATAAAGAAGGTTGTGGTAACCAACCAAAAAGAAAACAACACAGATCCAGGTACACCTACCAATCCGGGTACACCTGGTACACCTACTAATCCGGGCACGCCTGGTACACCTACCAATCCAGGTACGCCTGGTACGCCTACTAATCCAGGTACGTCTACCGGCTCAGGATCAGGCAAAAAACGCGACAAGGAGCCTGAAACAACAACTACGCCGTCTATATCCGTTCCTTTAGTGGACAATAAAGAACAGACTGTGGATGGTGAGAGCCCAGTAACTGTGGATGATGTGAACCCGGTATTAGATAGCATCGTGCCTGAATCTACACCTGACAAAAAACAGACGGATGATGATGGGGGCCTGCCAACGGGTGGCATTGTGCCTGAATCTACACCTGCACCGAAAGCAAAACCGAAATTACCAATCATTAAACCTAATAAGGAACCTAATCCTCCCGTGGAAAGTGATGACGACTCTCTGCCTCGTGGTGGAATCAAAGTTCCTGCTGATGTACCGAAAGATCCGAATGTTTCACCATTGGCAAATAAATTGCCACAAACAGGAGAAAACAGCCCTGCTCCCTTCTATTTAACAGGTCTAGCTATGATCATTTGTGGCGCGTATCTGAAATATAGACGGATGGGCAAAAAATAA
- a CDS encoding HAMP domain-containing sensor histidine kinase, translating to MIWWNYLPYYPWDVVLSFLGFASYWFKHFFQTNTELRSLSDRLQRADQVKNDFLANTSHELRNPLHGMINIVQSVLDNQTHTLDERNRSNMQLLITVGRRMSLLLNDLLDVTRLRERDIRLEKRSLKPQGVASGVLDMLRFMTDGKSLEMVISIPDHFPNVLADENRLVQIFFNLLHNAVKYTNAGTISIQADIRDGMAHIHVRDTGVGMDEETQQRIFQPYEQGTAHLTVIGDGLGLGLSISKQLIELHGGTLRVHSSSGSFPCIR from the coding sequence ATGATATGGTGGAATTATCTTCCATACTACCCTTGGGATGTCGTGCTGTCCTTCCTGGGCTTCGCCTCATACTGGTTCAAGCACTTCTTCCAAACGAACACCGAACTGAGAAGTTTGTCGGACAGATTGCAGCGAGCTGATCAGGTTAAGAATGATTTTCTGGCGAATACCTCACATGAATTGCGAAATCCTCTGCACGGAATGATCAATATAGTGCAGTCTGTGCTGGATAATCAGACCCATACCCTGGATGAACGGAACAGGAGCAACATGCAGCTGCTCATCACCGTGGGTCGGCGGATGTCTCTGCTGCTTAATGATTTGCTTGACGTAACGCGCCTGCGAGAACGGGATATTCGCCTGGAAAAACGAAGTTTGAAGCCCCAAGGGGTAGCTTCCGGTGTACTGGACATGCTCCGGTTCATGACAGATGGTAAATCGTTGGAAATGGTTATCTCGATTCCAGATCATTTCCCCAATGTGCTGGCGGATGAGAATCGGCTGGTGCAAATCTTCTTCAACCTTCTCCATAATGCGGTCAAGTATACGAATGCAGGAACGATCTCGATTCAAGCAGATATTCGGGACGGGATGGCCCATATCCACGTTCGGGACACGGGAGTTGGCATGGATGAGGAGACGCAGCAGAGAATATTCCAGCCCTATGAACAGGGAACAGCACACTTGACGGTGATTGGAGACGGGCTGGGACTGGGGCTAAGCATCAGCAAGCAGCTCATTGAGCTGCACGGGGGAACCTTGAGGGTTCACTCTTCCTCTGGATCATTCCCCTGTATTCGGTGA